The region caaaaagaaaagagtgaaacacttgagagagagcaaaaagaaaagagtgaaatacttgagagaaaagaaatttgtttgatcaaaaagagagaggtgaaaaggatgatagcttcaaaacagatcctatacttgatgttttgcaaaaatcagattttgaacactaacacttttgaaaattttgagctgccttctagtgttaaatctcttttgcaggattatgaggatgtgtttccaacaagtgttccaagtggtctaccaccactgagaggaattgagcatcaaattgatctcattccgggagcttctttgcctaatatgccagcatatagaagcaacccacaagaaaccactgaaattcaaagacaagtggaagaactcttgaacaaagggtgggtaagaaatagcatgagtccttgtgctgtaccggtgattttggtaccaaagaaagatgggacttggagaatgtgctctgattgtagagccttgaataacatcaccattaagtataggcaccctattcctagacttgatgatttgcttgatgaattgcatggagcatgttatttttctaaaattgatttgaaaagtggttacaatcagataaggataaaagaaggggatgaatggaaaactgctttcaaaactaaatatggtttgtatgaatggttggttatgccttttggtttaactaatgcacctagtacttttatgagactaatgaaccatgttttgagggaattcattgggaaatttgtggttgtgtactttgatgatattttggtctatagcactactcttgagctgcatgttgagcacttaagatccgtcttgagtatgcttagaaaggaacaattgtttgccaatcttgagaaatgcactttttgcactgaccatgttgtgtttcttggttttgttgtgagttcgaaaggagtgcaggttgatgagcccactcctaaatccgtgggtgatgtaagaagttttcatggcttggccagtttctacaagaggtttgtaaaggactttagtaccttggcagcacccctaaatgaagtggtgaaaaagaatgtgggttttcattggggaaagaatcaagaagaggcctttgctgccctaaagcataagcttacccatgcacctatacttgctttacctaactttgctaaatcttttgaacttgaatgtgatgcttcaaatgtaggtattggtgctgtgttgcttcaagaaggccacccaattgcttattttagtgaaaagttaagcggagctgcccttaactattctacttatgataaggaattgtatgctttggtgagagctttgaagacttggcagcattatcttttgcccaaagaattcgtgattcatagtgatcatgagtcgctgaaatacttgaaggggcaaggtaagttgaacaaaaggcatgccaaatgggttgaatttttggaacaatttccctatgtcataaaacacaaaaaagggaaaattaacattgtggctgatgctttatccaggagacacgtgttgctttccatgttagagactaaattgctaggacttgaacatgtgaaagaaatgtatgaaaaagatgataactttgctgaaatttttgtggcttgtgagaaagtttctcaaaatggattttataggcacaatggatttttatttaaggaaaacaggttgtgtgtgcctaaaagttccattagagaactgcttgttaaagaatcccatgctgggggattaatgggtcattttggagtccaaaagactctagaaactttacaggaacatttttattggcccaaaatgaaacatgatgtgatcaagttttgtgaacattgcattgtttgcaagaaggctaagtctaaggtgatgccacatggtttgtatattcctttgccaatccctgaatacccttgggttgacttgtctatggactttgttttaggcctccctagaacaaagaatggtaaggattccatttttgtggttgttgattggttttcaaaaatggctcactttattccttgcaggaaagctgatgatgcttgtcacgttgctgatttgttctttaaagaagttgtaagacttcatgggatgcctagaagtatagttagtgatagggacaccaagttcctaagtcacttctggaggactttatgggggaagttaggtactaaacttttgttctctaccacttgccacccacaaactgatgggcaaactgaggtggttaataggaccctaggcaccttgcttaggactgtccttaaggccaacttaaaggcttgggaggcgtgtttgcctcatgttgaatttgcttacaatagggctgtccatagcactaccaattgctctccatttgaagtagtgtatggatttaaccctttgactcctcttgatttgttgcctatgcctaacatttctgttttcaagcacaaggaaggacagggcaaagctgaatatgtcaagaagatgcatgagcgtgtgaaggctcaaattgagagaaagaatgagagttatgctaggcaagataacaagggaagaaaggaggt is a window of Lotus japonicus ecotype B-129 chromosome 5, LjGifu_v1.2 DNA encoding:
- the LOC130719411 gene encoding uncharacterized protein LOC130719411, with protein sequence MQHVFACNNYEEDQKVKLAAAHFSDYALVWWNKFAKERLRNEEPAVETWAEMKRIMRKRYVPSSHARDVKFKLQKLTQGSKSVEEYYKELEVLMLQANLEEDEEVTMIRFINGLSNDVRDIVELQEYVDMEELLHKATKVEQQLKRKGLARKSSTNSNSSWRDRMKNEGPSTLSKPATKPQASASSKPLEQPSKKSKEVKCFNCQGMGHYAYECASNKTMILKDDGDYTSESEGEQSEEEEEAAMNGELLMIRRMLGSQQKPKKESQRENIFHTRCSVNGQICLMIVDGGSCTNVASERMVEKLNLVTKPHPWPYKLQWLSHYGEIQVSKQVEVDFSIAKYRDKVLCDVVPMEASHILLGRPWQYDTKDYEDVFPTSVPSGLPPLRGIEHQIDLIPGASLPNMPAYRSNPQETTEIQRQVEELLNKGWVRNSMSPCAVPVILVPKKDGTWRFVVSSKGVQVDEPTPKSVGDVRSFHGLASFYKRFVKDFSTLAAPLNEVVKKNVGFHWGKNQEEAFAALKHKLTHAPILALPNFAKSFELECDASNVGIGAVLLQEGHPIAYFSEKLSGAALNYSTYDKELYALVRALKTWQHYLLPKEFVIHSDHESLKYLKGQGKLNKRHAKWVEFLEQFPYVIKHKKGKINIVADALSRRHVHNGFLFKENRLCVPKSSIRELLVKESHAGGLMGHFGVQKTLETLQEHFYWPKMKHDVIKFCEHCIVCKKAKSKVMPHGLYIPLPIPEYPWVDLSMDFVLGLPRTKNGKDSIFVVVDWFSKMAHFIPCRKADDACHVADLFFKEVVRLHGMPRSIVSDRDTKFLSHFWRTLWGKLGTKLLFSTTCHPQTDGQTEVVNRTLGTLLRTVLKANLKAWEACLPHVEFAYNRAVHSTTNCSPFEVVYGFNPLTPLDLLPMPNISVHMRKERFPEQRKSKLQPRGEGPFQVLERVNNNAYKIELPGDFDLRSNPFQEGG